One Microbacterium esteraromaticum genomic window carries:
- a CDS encoding sulfite exporter TauE/SafE family protein, whose product MTLTAFIIIGITILVCAFIQGATGMGFAMIAAPVVTLLDPSLIPVAILLLMIPLNGYIGFRERTAIDWRGVKWVSIGRFAGTFLGLWILFVVNLQQLSLLIGWSTVLAAAVALVAPAFDPNRTGLVAVGLITGITETSTGVGGPPLALAFQHKAAPVLRSTVALCFLVGEVISVIVLAVSGKFTLGTLIATAALLPFLAVGSWASRFVHHRLDGPLLRYIVLGFAVVSGVVVIIQAW is encoded by the coding sequence ATGACGCTCACCGCATTCATCATCATCGGCATCACCATCCTGGTGTGCGCGTTCATCCAGGGCGCCACCGGGATGGGCTTCGCGATGATCGCCGCCCCCGTCGTGACGCTGCTCGATCCGTCACTCATCCCCGTCGCCATCCTGCTGCTGATGATCCCCCTCAACGGCTACATCGGCTTCCGAGAACGCACGGCCATCGACTGGCGCGGCGTCAAATGGGTCAGCATAGGCAGATTCGCGGGCACCTTCCTCGGCCTGTGGATCCTGTTCGTCGTGAACCTGCAGCAGCTGTCGCTGCTGATCGGCTGGTCGACCGTTCTCGCCGCGGCCGTCGCGCTGGTGGCCCCTGCGTTCGACCCGAACCGCACCGGCCTGGTCGCCGTCGGCCTGATCACCGGGATCACCGAGACCTCCACGGGTGTCGGCGGCCCGCCGCTCGCTCTCGCGTTCCAGCACAAGGCGGCTCCCGTGCTGCGCTCGACCGTGGCCCTCTGCTTTCTCGTGGGCGAGGTCATCTCGGTGATCGTGCTCGCCGTGAGCGGCAAGTTCACCCTCGGCACCCTGATCGCGACAGCGGCTCTGCTGCCGTTCCTCGCCGTGGGCTCGTGGGCGAGCCGGTTCGTGCACCACCGCCTCGACGGCCCGCTGCTGCGCTACATCGTGCTCGGCTTCGCCGTGGTCTCGGGCGTCGTGGTCATCATCCAGGCGTGGTAG
- a CDS encoding amidohydrolase family protein encodes MPDLTSLHHRKTLLRPERILLPAGPVRDHAVLVENGVIADVGPVEQFVAWQGPTVDLPGRMIIPGFIDAHHHVTQTFGKALVFGEPSEIFRRVWVPMESHMDADAIDVATRLAAWESLRGGFTTVADAGTRATGDLAVVADAVSSMGLRCVLGAICNDLQGDTRIPLDRIEAGAREHLARWDDDDLIHPSLAISIPEAATDDALVAVAQLSREAGVPLQMHVNEHLAAIERSLVATGKRPMERLASIGALGPELLAAHATMLTPREIRLLRDAGGAISYNPVASSWKGNAVAPALLMHELGVRMGLGTDGTRSDAFRLLDAAETAQRLTHALATGDSSAGGGWTWLETGLQGGADAVGLAGRVGVIAPGAYADLLVLDLRVPELVPSWDPMWELVRLGNRDLIESVIVHGRLRVQKGQLVDADGDALLDRARETAERVVRSSPIVTVDARAAEHRAAEHRAARTGARA; translated from the coding sequence ATGCCTGATCTGACGTCGCTGCACCACCGCAAGACCCTCCTCCGGCCGGAGCGCATCCTGCTTCCGGCCGGTCCCGTGCGCGACCACGCCGTGCTGGTCGAGAACGGCGTCATCGCCGACGTCGGCCCCGTCGAGCAGTTCGTCGCATGGCAGGGCCCGACCGTCGATCTTCCTGGTCGAATGATCATTCCCGGCTTCATCGACGCGCATCATCACGTCACCCAGACCTTCGGGAAGGCGCTCGTGTTCGGCGAGCCGTCCGAGATCTTCCGTCGCGTGTGGGTTCCGATGGAGAGTCACATGGATGCCGACGCCATCGACGTCGCGACCCGCCTCGCCGCATGGGAATCCCTGCGCGGTGGCTTCACCACCGTCGCGGATGCCGGCACCCGCGCCACCGGCGACCTCGCCGTCGTGGCGGACGCCGTCTCGAGCATGGGCCTGCGCTGCGTGCTCGGCGCCATCTGCAACGACCTGCAGGGCGACACGCGCATCCCCCTCGACCGGATCGAAGCCGGCGCGCGCGAGCACCTCGCCCGCTGGGACGACGACGATCTGATCCACCCATCGCTCGCGATCTCGATCCCCGAGGCGGCGACCGATGACGCACTCGTCGCCGTGGCGCAGCTCTCCCGCGAGGCGGGGGTGCCGTTGCAGATGCACGTCAACGAGCACCTCGCCGCGATCGAGCGTTCGCTCGTCGCCACCGGCAAGCGCCCCATGGAGCGCTTGGCGAGCATCGGCGCACTCGGCCCCGAGCTGCTCGCCGCACATGCCACCATGCTCACCCCGCGGGAGATCCGCCTGCTGCGCGACGCCGGCGGCGCCATCAGCTACAACCCCGTCGCGAGCTCGTGGAAGGGCAACGCGGTCGCTCCGGCTCTGCTGATGCACGAGCTCGGCGTTCGCATGGGCCTCGGCACCGACGGCACCCGCAGCGACGCCTTCCGCCTGCTCGATGCTGCCGAGACCGCCCAGCGTCTCACCCACGCCCTCGCCACAGGCGACTCCTCCGCCGGCGGCGGCTGGACCTGGCTCGAGACCGGCCTGCAGGGCGGCGCCGACGCCGTCGGCCTGGCGGGCCGCGTCGGCGTGATCGCCCCCGGCGCCTACGCCGACCTGCTCGTGCTCGACCTGCGCGTGCCCGAGCTCGTCCCCTCGTGGGATCCGATGTGGGAGCTGGTGCGCCTCGGCAACCGCGACCTCATCGAATCGGTCATCGTGCACGGGCGCCTTCGCGTGCAGAAGGGTCAGCTCGTCGACGCCGACGGCGACGCCCTCCTCGACCGCGCCCGCGAGACCGCAGAGCGGGTGGTGCGCTCGTCTCCGATCGTGACCGTCGACGCTCGCGCCGCCGAGCACCGCGCGGCAGAGCACCGCGCGGCTCGAACGGGCGCCCGGGCATGA
- a CDS encoding allophanate hydrolase-related protein, with product MKVRMFVNGQAMSGGSLNDALAEASLVGRFKTAPRYRFFNVRDEFPGLYPVDEGGSHVHGEVYEVDYAVLREKLLPREPRELELTVIELEDGSGSLCMKMREEYLDHPEHIDITSHGDWRLVQPN from the coding sequence ATGAAGGTTCGGATGTTCGTGAACGGACAGGCCATGTCGGGCGGATCCCTCAATGACGCCCTCGCCGAGGCATCCCTCGTCGGGCGGTTCAAGACCGCACCCCGGTATCGCTTCTTCAACGTCCGCGACGAGTTCCCCGGGCTGTACCCGGTCGACGAGGGCGGGTCGCACGTGCACGGCGAGGTCTACGAAGTCGACTACGCCGTGCTGCGGGAGAAGCTGCTGCCTCGTGAACCGAGAGAGCTCGAGCTGACCGTGATCGAGCTCGAAGACGGGAGCGGATCGCTGTGCATGAAGATGCGTGAGGAGTACCTGGACCACCCCGAGCACATCGACATCACCTCGCACGGAGACTGGCGGCTGGTGCAGCCGAACTGA
- a CDS encoding NCS1 family nucleobase:cation symporter-1, translated as MTSKPSPLVNDPERSPEAPGHRYSPRLYNEDIAPRGDEGHWRTLNLFAWWMSAWHSLGNYTAAVGLLVLGLMGWQLAVGLCLGVYFIYVASNIMGVAGQKIGVPFPVFARASFGVFGANLPALLRAIVAVAWYGIQTYLASVVVMVLVLKIWPDAEALTEGGFLGLSPLGWYCFLGMWLVQLAVLYKGMETVRRLSDFAGPTIWIGMFALAIWTLQRADWQLNWNYHVGDAPLEFWPAVGAILAAAFLLTSNLSGPILNFADFTRLAPSRKTVINGNRLGLLVNGIAFCLVSVVIGLAALEVYGKAIEDPTDLLADIDNVTLLLLSIVLVAIATAGANVVLNFVSPAYDFCNIAPHRISFRTGGLITAVLAVVITPWNLYSSPAVVNLFLGGIGALMGPLAGIIAADFYLIRKKMIDADALYSDDPNGKYFYGRGTNMNSIIAFAISGGIAICIALVPEFSAIAPFAWPIGAALGVASCLLVNRLRPNLAARVDDLRTGA; from the coding sequence ATGACGTCTAAGCCTTCCCCCCTCGTCAACGACCCCGAGCGCTCGCCCGAGGCGCCGGGTCACCGGTACAGCCCGCGCCTCTACAACGAAGACATCGCCCCGCGTGGCGACGAAGGGCACTGGCGCACCCTGAACCTGTTCGCCTGGTGGATGTCGGCCTGGCACAGCCTGGGCAACTACACCGCCGCCGTCGGCCTGCTCGTGCTCGGCCTGATGGGCTGGCAGCTGGCCGTGGGCCTGTGTCTGGGTGTGTACTTCATCTACGTCGCCAGCAACATCATGGGCGTCGCCGGTCAGAAGATCGGCGTGCCCTTCCCGGTCTTCGCCCGCGCCAGCTTCGGCGTCTTCGGCGCCAACCTGCCCGCTCTGCTGCGCGCGATCGTGGCAGTCGCCTGGTACGGCATCCAGACCTACCTCGCATCCGTCGTCGTGATGGTGCTCGTGCTGAAGATCTGGCCCGACGCCGAAGCGCTCACCGAGGGCGGGTTCCTCGGGCTCTCGCCCCTCGGCTGGTACTGCTTCCTGGGCATGTGGCTCGTGCAGCTCGCCGTGCTCTACAAGGGCATGGAGACCGTGCGCAGGCTCTCGGACTTCGCCGGTCCGACGATCTGGATCGGCATGTTCGCCCTGGCCATCTGGACCCTGCAGCGCGCCGACTGGCAGCTGAACTGGAACTACCACGTCGGCGACGCACCCCTCGAGTTCTGGCCCGCGGTCGGTGCCATCCTCGCGGCCGCGTTCCTGCTCACCTCCAACCTCAGCGGCCCGATCCTCAACTTCGCCGACTTCACCCGCCTCGCACCCAGCCGCAAGACGGTGATCAACGGCAACCGTCTCGGCCTGCTTGTCAACGGCATCGCCTTCTGCCTCGTCTCGGTCGTGATCGGCCTGGCGGCGCTCGAGGTCTACGGCAAGGCCATCGAAGACCCGACCGACCTGCTCGCCGACATCGACAACGTGACGCTGCTGCTGCTCTCGATCGTGCTCGTGGCGATCGCCACCGCCGGCGCGAACGTCGTGCTCAACTTCGTCTCGCCCGCATACGACTTCTGCAACATCGCACCGCACCGCATCAGCTTCCGCACCGGCGGCCTGATCACCGCGGTGCTGGCGGTCGTGATCACCCCATGGAACCTGTACTCGTCGCCCGCCGTCGTCAACCTGTTCCTCGGTGGCATCGGAGCGCTCATGGGACCGCTCGCCGGCATCATCGCCGCGGACTTCTACCTGATCCGCAAGAAGATGATCGACGCTGACGCCCTGTACAGCGACGACCCGAACGGCAAGTACTTCTACGGCCGGGGCACGAACATGAACTCGATCATCGCGTTCGCGATCTCGGGCGGCATCGCGATCTGCATCGCGCTGGTGCCGGAGTTCTCGGCGATCGCCCCGTTCGCGTGGCCCATCGGCGCCGCCCTCGGCGTCGCCAGCTGCCTCCTCGTGAACCGCCTGCGCCCGAACCTCGCCGCTCGGGTCGACGATCTGCGCACCGGCGCCTGA
- a CDS encoding GntR family transcriptional regulator: MRDIVAEEIRAQIFDGRLGEGERLVERELAEQFGVSRHPVREALRVLQREGLVDSLRSRGLVVSALNRQQVIDLYAIREALESLATREAAKRIAAGAPSTLAETIAEARAAVDAGDIEAAHEANARFHDELVALSGNASLEQMLAPVLGRLHWLFRQVADVSYVVDDHARIADAVIAGDAEWASALAKAHVLAYRAHTMKLLFGEDARVDEGGSVD; the protein is encoded by the coding sequence ATGCGCGACATCGTCGCGGAGGAGATCCGCGCGCAGATCTTCGACGGCAGGCTGGGTGAGGGGGAGCGGCTCGTCGAGCGCGAGCTCGCCGAGCAGTTCGGGGTGTCACGGCATCCGGTGCGGGAAGCGCTGCGCGTGCTGCAACGCGAGGGACTCGTCGATTCGCTCCGCTCGCGCGGGCTCGTGGTCAGTGCGCTGAATCGCCAGCAGGTCATAGACCTGTATGCGATCCGCGAGGCGCTCGAGTCGCTCGCCACTCGTGAAGCAGCCAAGCGCATCGCCGCCGGCGCGCCCAGCACGCTCGCCGAGACGATCGCCGAGGCGCGCGCCGCCGTCGACGCCGGCGACATCGAGGCCGCTCACGAGGCCAATGCGCGCTTCCACGACGAGCTCGTCGCGCTCTCCGGCAACGCATCGCTCGAGCAGATGCTCGCCCCGGTTCTCGGCCGACTGCACTGGCTCTTCCGGCAGGTGGCCGATGTGTCGTACGTCGTCGACGACCATGCGAGGATCGCCGATGCCGTGATCGCCGGCGATGCGGAGTGGGCGTCAGCGCTCGCGAAGGCGCACGTTCTCGCCTACCGGGCACACACGATGAAGCTCCTGTTCGGCGAAGATGCACGTGTTGACGAGGGCGGCAGCGTCGACTAG
- a CDS encoding dihydroorotase — protein MTFDLLIANATIVNADGAVRASIGIRGGIIEALLAPDASLPDAARTIDASGLLAIPGGVDGHCHAEQLTGKYLSLDTYASTTSAALRGGTTTIIDFGIPSDPSQTPIDALERKIRLVAENGARCDVALHGSVITWDDTTSAQLEKMAELGVHSVKMYTTNRGSTMSDDDTIVRVMHELKRLDGLAYIHSEHDGIIHDRTTSCAGRGEIGIEHLHESRPAISEDASVREIIAIAEYTGAPVYFVHQSTPAAVDAVREARTRGLDAFSEVCPHYLLHDESVYSGRTPEKFACCPPFRTADDMAGLRERVRRGLVDTLSSDHTAYDLAQKREHSDDVRFMPHGLPGVQTRMPASYTAMVVEGGAPLEHFVALFAANPARVNGLHGKGAVVAGNDADIVLFDPEERRVVNAAELHQDSDFSPFDGMELAGWPRYVVSGGHLSVDEGEFVDPGAVGRFIGQAPFSQRPGVTRP, from the coding sequence ATGACCTTCGACCTCCTCATCGCCAACGCCACGATCGTGAATGCCGACGGTGCAGTGCGAGCATCCATCGGCATCCGCGGTGGCATCATCGAAGCCCTGCTCGCCCCCGATGCGTCACTGCCCGACGCCGCGCGCACGATCGACGCGAGCGGACTCCTCGCCATCCCGGGCGGCGTCGACGGGCACTGCCACGCCGAGCAGCTCACCGGCAAGTACCTGTCACTCGATACCTACGCGTCGACGACATCGGCGGCGCTGCGAGGCGGCACGACGACGATCATCGACTTCGGCATCCCGTCAGATCCGAGCCAGACGCCGATCGACGCGCTCGAGCGCAAGATCCGCCTGGTGGCCGAGAACGGTGCGCGGTGCGATGTGGCGCTGCACGGATCTGTCATCACGTGGGACGACACCACCTCTGCCCAGCTCGAGAAGATGGCCGAGCTCGGCGTGCACTCGGTGAAGATGTACACCACCAACCGCGGCTCGACCATGAGCGACGATGACACCATCGTGCGGGTCATGCACGAGCTGAAGCGGCTCGACGGCCTGGCGTACATCCACTCCGAGCACGACGGCATCATCCACGATCGCACGACCAGCTGCGCCGGGCGCGGAGAGATCGGCATCGAGCACCTGCACGAGTCGCGCCCGGCGATCTCGGAAGATGCCTCGGTGCGTGAGATCATCGCGATCGCCGAGTACACCGGCGCGCCGGTCTACTTCGTGCACCAGTCGACGCCGGCGGCGGTGGATGCCGTGCGCGAGGCGCGCACGCGCGGTCTGGATGCGTTCTCAGAGGTGTGCCCTCACTACCTCCTGCACGACGAGTCGGTGTACTCGGGACGCACCCCCGAGAAGTTCGCCTGCTGTCCTCCGTTCCGCACCGCCGACGACATGGCGGGGCTGCGCGAACGCGTGCGGCGCGGGCTCGTCGACACCCTGTCGAGCGATCACACGGCCTACGACCTCGCGCAGAAGCGTGAGCACAGCGACGACGTGCGTTTCATGCCGCACGGGCTGCCGGGCGTGCAGACGCGGATGCCCGCGAGCTACACCGCGATGGTGGTCGAGGGCGGGGCTCCCCTCGAGCACTTCGTGGCGCTGTTCGCCGCGAACCCCGCGCGAGTGAACGGCCTGCACGGCAAGGGTGCCGTCGTCGCCGGCAATGACGCCGACATCGTGCTGTTCGACCCCGAGGAGCGACGCGTCGTGAACGCCGCTGAGCTTCACCAGGACAGCGACTTCTCGCCCTTCGACGGCATGGAGCTGGCCGGCTGGCCGCGCTACGTCGTGAGCGGCGGGCACCTGTCGGTCGACGAGGGCGAGTTCGTCGACCCGGGTGCGGTCGGCCGGTTCATCGGCCAGGCTCCGTTCTCGCAGCGCCCGGGCGTGACGAGGCCCTGA
- a CDS encoding SDR family NAD(P)-dependent oxidoreductase, which produces MALTAHSTIGDWLNDPIGGDLITGLLAQSGSDRAQLTPVLGLPLQQLVVMSQGAMPQSVVDDLVRAANGGEIPTDGESAGWTETITPGRFCGKTVIVTGAASGIGRATASRIAREGGRVIAADISADKLDALTADLSGHDVVAVAGDLTQQASIDAVIAAAGDRIDALANVAGINDDFSPAGETTDAVWDRVIAINLTAPFKLMRAVLPIMEAAGRGAVVNVSSEAGLRGNASGNAYTASKHGIIGVTKSAAFMYGPKGIRVNSVAPGGVATGIPMPPNMSEYGSRRLGPFQQAIPTVATAEHLAASITFLLSDDAVNINGAILASDGGWAVQ; this is translated from the coding sequence ATGGCTCTGACCGCACACTCCACCATCGGCGATTGGCTGAACGACCCGATCGGCGGCGACCTCATCACAGGCCTGCTCGCCCAGTCGGGCTCGGACCGCGCGCAGCTCACCCCCGTGCTCGGCCTGCCCCTGCAGCAGCTCGTCGTCATGAGCCAGGGCGCCATGCCGCAGTCCGTCGTCGACGACCTGGTACGCGCAGCGAACGGCGGCGAGATCCCCACCGACGGTGAGAGCGCCGGCTGGACCGAGACCATCACCCCCGGCCGCTTCTGCGGCAAGACCGTGATCGTCACGGGCGCAGCATCCGGCATCGGCCGCGCCACGGCATCCCGCATCGCCCGCGAGGGCGGCCGCGTCATCGCCGCCGACATCTCCGCCGACAAGCTCGACGCCCTCACGGCCGACCTCTCCGGCCACGACGTCGTCGCCGTCGCGGGAGACCTCACCCAGCAGGCATCCATCGACGCCGTCATCGCCGCCGCCGGCGACCGCATCGACGCCCTCGCCAACGTCGCGGGCATCAACGACGACTTCTCTCCCGCAGGCGAGACCACCGACGCCGTCTGGGACCGCGTCATCGCCATCAACCTCACCGCTCCCTTCAAGCTCATGCGAGCGGTGCTGCCGATCATGGAGGCGGCCGGCCGCGGCGCCGTCGTCAACGTCTCGAGCGAAGCCGGCCTGCGCGGCAACGCATCCGGCAACGCCTACACAGCCAGCAAGCACGGCATCATCGGCGTCACGAAGTCGGCCGCGTTCATGTACGGACCGAAGGGCATCCGGGTCAACTCCGTGGCTCCCGGCGGCGTCGCCACGGGCATCCCGATGCCGCCGAACATGTCGGAGTACGGCTCGCGCCGCCTGGGACCGTTCCAGCAGGCGATCCCCACGGTCGCGACGGCGGAGCACCTCGCCGCGTCGATCACCTTCCTGCTCAGCGATGACGCCGTCAACATCAACGGCGCCATCCTCGCCTCTGACGGCGGATGGGCGGTGCAGTAG
- a CDS encoding TetR/AcrR family transcriptional regulator → MARPRSEQARQAVLAAMRAALSAAGYAAVTIEGLALEAGVAKQTIYRWWPSKAAILGEALLDGALPAVELPTTDDLRADLCSVLSSHGDDAVALARALIAVTATDPELGQKLNTRLAAPLREWTAARLAAGVAAGEVRSDVDAGVVADQLIALGSYAALVGGPMEAERVDAVVDVIVRGIGLGDSTA, encoded by the coding sequence GTGGCCAGACCCCGAAGTGAACAGGCCCGCCAGGCTGTGCTGGCGGCGATGCGTGCTGCGCTGAGCGCAGCGGGGTACGCCGCGGTGACGATCGAGGGCCTGGCTCTGGAGGCGGGCGTCGCCAAGCAGACGATCTATCGGTGGTGGCCGTCGAAGGCGGCGATCCTCGGCGAGGCGCTGCTCGACGGAGCGCTGCCCGCCGTCGAATTGCCCACGACCGACGATCTGCGCGCCGACCTGTGCTCGGTGCTGTCCTCGCACGGAGACGACGCCGTCGCGCTGGCGCGTGCCCTGATCGCTGTCACGGCCACCGACCCCGAGCTGGGCCAGAAGCTCAACACGCGCCTGGCGGCCCCGCTGCGGGAGTGGACCGCGGCTCGATTGGCTGCCGGAGTGGCGGCCGGCGAAGTCCGGTCGGACGTCGATGCCGGGGTCGTGGCGGATCAGCTGATCGCACTCGGGTCATACGCGGCTCTGGTCGGCGGGCCGATGGAGGCCGAGCGGGTGGATGCCGTGGTCGACGTCATCGTGCGCGGGATCGGGCTCGGCGACTCGACGGCCTGA
- a CDS encoding DNA/RNA non-specific endonuclease, with the protein MADGYDPDFLTVRVPLPASALDALELTYPHFTVLLDPGRRLAAVTAVNIDGALLRELPRSGDWRLDPRAPESAQTGPEVYARNDLDRGHLVRRRDPGWGENAAGAMEATFFYPNAAPQAAGFNQSKELWLGLEDHVLGYAETTDQRISVFTAPVLGEQDPPYRGIRIPLRFWKIAAWAGQEDLVAAGFVLDQGELVDTRDGLLSAPPLGAFRTFQVPVVDIAAMTGVDLGILSDADVLSAPAARGAGWRMLQTHADVILDQPV; encoded by the coding sequence ATGGCCGACGGATACGATCCCGACTTCCTCACCGTGCGGGTGCCGCTTCCGGCATCCGCCCTCGACGCGCTCGAGCTGACCTATCCGCATTTCACGGTGCTGCTCGACCCGGGGCGGCGGCTCGCCGCCGTCACCGCCGTGAACATCGACGGCGCACTGCTGCGCGAGCTGCCGCGGTCGGGCGACTGGCGGCTCGACCCGCGGGCGCCGGAGAGCGCACAGACCGGCCCGGAGGTGTACGCCCGAAACGATCTCGACCGCGGGCACCTCGTGCGGCGCCGCGATCCCGGCTGGGGCGAGAACGCGGCCGGCGCGATGGAGGCCACCTTCTTCTACCCGAACGCCGCCCCGCAGGCGGCCGGGTTCAACCAGTCGAAGGAGCTGTGGCTCGGCCTCGAAGACCACGTGCTCGGCTACGCCGAGACGACCGATCAGCGGATCTCGGTCTTCACAGCCCCGGTGCTCGGCGAACAGGATCCGCCGTACCGCGGCATCCGGATCCCGCTTCGGTTCTGGAAGATCGCGGCCTGGGCCGGCCAAGAAGACCTTGTCGCGGCCGGTTTCGTGCTCGACCAGGGCGAACTCGTCGACACCCGCGACGGACTGCTCAGCGCACCGCCGCTCGGCGCGTTCCGCACGTTCCAGGTGCCGGTGGTCGACATCGCCGCGATGACCGGGGTCGATCTCGGCATCCTGTCTGACGCAGACGTGCTGTCGGCTCCGGCCGCGCGCGGCGCGGGGTGGCGGATGCTGCAGACGCACGCCGATGTGATTCTCGATCAGCCCGTCTGA
- a CDS encoding DUF2075 domain-containing protein, giving the protein MTEFSIERLPFERQHVDAWGRSDALHTDWPVVYVLDSSGRSKKLYVGETVNAASRMRQHLASSKKDEGLESIRVVIGERFNKSVCLDLESHLIRWFHGDGQYSILNGNDGLSDARYYDREIYRESFRDVFEALRAEGLFSRSIPQIENSDLFKLSPFKALTGDQAIAIEDIVEGLLTDLQHPDAHSTLVVQGDPGTGKTIIAIFLMKLLADIRDYQDHDDIQPDSMFAEFFTADNRELLRDLKMALVIPQQSLRQSVRQVFKKTPKLDPAMVLTPFQVGQSDDMFDLILVDETHRLNQRANQASGVQNKKFGQINEKLFGRDDPTRTQLDWIKARSRHRLLLVDGAQSVRPHDLAPATLEQELRDAKNSHRHFRLTTQMRVRAGADYVEYIRALLRGEHPERPDLGDYDLRFFDDLGEMRRAIRARDREVGLSRLVAGYAWDWVSRRDRSAFDIEIDGERMHWNSTDKDWINAPGSLEEVGSIHTVQGYDLNYAGVIIGPDLRLSSSGAIVADREAYRDKKGKENTGHLKDAFGDDDLLVFIRNIYGVLLTRGMLGTYVYVCDPELRSALPACVDSSKAPVELDL; this is encoded by the coding sequence ATGACCGAATTCAGCATCGAGCGACTCCCGTTCGAGCGGCAGCACGTCGACGCCTGGGGGCGCAGCGATGCACTGCACACCGACTGGCCGGTCGTGTACGTGCTCGACAGCTCGGGCCGCAGCAAGAAGCTCTATGTCGGAGAGACGGTCAATGCGGCATCCCGAATGCGGCAGCACCTCGCCAGCTCGAAGAAGGACGAAGGGCTCGAGTCGATCCGCGTCGTGATCGGCGAGCGCTTCAACAAGTCCGTCTGCCTCGACCTCGAATCGCACCTGATCCGCTGGTTTCACGGTGACGGTCAGTACAGCATCCTGAACGGCAACGACGGACTCAGCGACGCGCGCTACTACGACCGCGAGATCTACCGCGAGTCGTTCCGTGACGTCTTCGAGGCACTGCGAGCCGAAGGGCTGTTCAGCCGCAGCATCCCGCAGATCGAGAACAGCGACCTCTTCAAGCTCTCGCCGTTCAAGGCGCTCACCGGCGATCAGGCCATCGCGATCGAAGACATCGTCGAAGGCCTGCTGACCGATCTGCAGCATCCGGATGCTCACTCGACCCTCGTCGTGCAAGGCGACCCCGGTACCGGCAAGACGATCATCGCCATCTTCCTCATGAAGCTGCTGGCCGACATCCGCGACTACCAGGATCACGACGACATCCAGCCCGACTCGATGTTCGCCGAGTTCTTCACGGCCGACAATCGAGAGCTGCTACGTGATCTGAAGATGGCGCTCGTGATTCCGCAGCAGTCACTGCGGCAGTCGGTGCGGCAGGTGTTCAAGAAGACACCGAAGCTCGACCCGGCGATGGTGCTCACGCCGTTCCAGGTCGGGCAGTCGGATGACATGTTCGACCTGATCCTCGTCGACGAGACGCACCGGCTCAACCAGCGGGCGAATCAGGCTTCGGGCGTGCAGAACAAGAAGTTCGGCCAGATCAACGAGAAGTTGTTCGGCCGGGACGATCCGACGCGCACGCAGCTGGACTGGATCAAAGCGCGCAGTCGCCATCGACTGCTGCTTGTCGACGGCGCCCAGAGCGTTCGGCCGCACGACCTCGCGCCCGCGACACTCGAGCAGGAACTGCGGGATGCCAAGAACTCGCACCGGCACTTCCGCCTGACCACCCAGATGCGAGTACGCGCGGGCGCCGACTATGTCGAATACATCCGTGCGCTTCTGCGCGGCGAGCATCCGGAGCGCCCGGATCTCGGCGATTACGACCTGCGCTTCTTCGACGACCTCGGCGAGATGCGTCGTGCGATTCGAGCGCGCGATCGCGAAGTAGGGCTGTCTCGTCTCGTCGCCGGATACGCCTGGGATTGGGTGTCGCGTCGAGACCGTTCAGCGTTCGACATCGAGATCGATGGCGAGCGGATGCACTGGAACAGCACCGACAAGGACTGGATCAACGCCCCCGGGTCGCTGGAGGAGGTCGGCTCGATCCACACCGTGCAGGGGTACGACCTGAACTACGCCGGCGTGATCATCGGGCCGGATCTGCGTCTCTCGTCGTCTGGGGCGATAGTCGCGGATCGCGAAGCGTACCGCGACAAGAAAGGCAAGGAGAACACCGGGCATCTCAAGGACGCGTTCGGCGATGACGATCTGCTCGTGTTCATCCGGAACATCTATGGCGTGCTGCTCACGCGGGGAATGTTGGGGACGTACGTGTATGTGTGTGATCCGGAGTTGCGGTCGGCGTTGCCGGCCTGCGTCGACTCTTCGAAAGCGCCGGTAGAGCTGGACCTGTAG
- a CDS encoding nucleotide pyrophosphohydrolase has product MPTPATLQALRDFAIERDWDQFHSPENLAKSISIEAAELLELFQWGQTPDQTRVEEELADVLTYCFQMATRLGVDIDEIVMSKLEKTRAKYPVELSKGRITKYTDLHP; this is encoded by the coding sequence ATGCCGACCCCCGCAACGCTGCAAGCCCTCCGTGACTTCGCTATCGAGCGCGACTGGGATCAGTTCCACTCGCCTGAGAACCTCGCGAAGTCGATCTCCATCGAGGCGGCCGAGCTGCTCGAGCTGTTCCAGTGGGGGCAGACGCCGGATCAGACCCGGGTGGAAGAAGAGCTGGCCGACGTGCTCACCTACTGCTTCCAGATGGCGACACGTCTTGGAGTCGACATCGATGAGATCGTGATGAGCAAGCTCGAGAAGACCCGTGCGAAGTATCCCGTCGAACTGTCGAAGGGCCGCATCACGAAGTACACGGATCTGCACCCATGA